In Candidatus Buchananbacteria bacterium, the DNA window ACCATTGATAGATGCTTTGGGTCACTACCGGACCAATATCCGGCAATGCCTCAAGGTCCTGCCGCTTGGAAGACGCTATTTTTTCAATCGAACCAAAATGCTTAGCCAAATCAATTGCGGTCTCCTCGCCGACATGCTGGATACCCAACGCGTAGATGAACCGAGCTAATGGTATATTTTTTGCCCGATTAATTGCTGTAACCAGATTGTCAGCCGATTTGTCAGCAAAGCGTTCTAGACTAACCAAATCGTCTTTTTCCAGCCGAAAAATATCGGCCGGGGTTTTTAACAAACCCTCCTCCATTAACTGAGCAATAATCTTTTCCCCCAGGCCATCAATATTAAATGCCTTCTTGGACACAAAATGGACCATGCGACGCTGCTGCTGAGCAAAACATTTTGGATTGCTACAGTACCAATCAACGCTTTGAGTTTCACCTTTTTGAGAAATCTTTTTTTGCTCTACTGCAAAACCACACTCCGGACACCGCCGAGGCATCTTAAACGGTTTTTCACCGCCGGTTCTCATTTTATCCAAAACCGAAACAACTTCGGGAATAATATCGCCGGCCTTTCTGATAACCACCGTGTCACCAATTTTTACGCCCAAGCGCTTGATTTGATCTTCATTATGAAGTGTTGCCCGCTTAACCGTCGTACCGGCCAATTTAACCGGGCGCAAATGAGCTACCGGCGTCAAAGTGCCCAAGCGGCCAACCTGAACCTGAATGTCTTCAATAACCGTAGTCACTTCCTCGGCCGGAAACTTATACGCCACCGCCCAACGCGGTGCCTTGCCGACATATCCCAATTGCCGCTGTAAATCAACATCGTTAATTTTTACGACAACTCCGTCAATCCAATACGGCTCGGCCGCACGGCGGTGCTGCCATTGATCATGAAACGCCAAAACGTCTTTTAAATTTTTACAAATTTTATAATGTGGATTTACCTTAAAACCCAATTTTTTCAATGCCTCAAGTTCGTCGCGCTGGGTTGTTGGTCGTAATTCTTTGCCGCCCGACCAATCATAGACAAAACAATCAAGTTTGCGCTGAGCAACCACTTTCGGATCAAGTTGACGGATTGTTCCGGCAGCCGCATTGCGCGGGTTGGCAAACTCAGGCAGACCGTCGCGAAGGCGCTGTTTATTGATTTCCACCAATTGTTTTTCGCTCAACCAAA includes these proteins:
- the ligA gene encoding NAD-dependent DNA ligase LigA, translating into MDKQTAKKRIDKLVEQIDDLRYRYHVLDDPTVTDAIYDSLQRELAGLEKQFPELKRDDSPLSRIGGKPLDKFTKVEHQVRQWSFNDVFSESELRDWEERSLKILEKSGNSGLELEYVCELKIDGLHVVLTYEKGLLKVAATRGDGLIGEDVTQNIKTIQSIPLKLTKPVDVIVEGEIWLSEKQLVEINKQRLRDGLPEFANPRNAAAGTIRQLDPKVVAQRKLDCFVYDWSGGKELRPTTQRDELEALKKLGFKVNPHYKICKNLKDVLAFHDQWQHRRAAEPYWIDGVVVKINDVDLQRQLGYVGKAPRWAVAYKFPAEEVTTVIEDIQVQVGRLGTLTPVAHLRPVKLAGTTVKRATLHNEDQIKRLGVKIGDTVVIRKAGDIIPEVVSVLDKMRTGGEKPFKMPRRCPECGFAVEQKKISQKGETQSVDWYCSNPKCFAQQQRRMVHFVSKKAFNIDGLGEKIIAQLMEEGLLKTPADIFRLEKDDLVSLERFADKSADNLVTAINRAKNIPLARFIYALGIQHVGEETAIDLAKHFGSIEKIASSKRQDLEALPDIGPVVTQSIYQWFQEKENQKLISELLALGVKITSPEKRVTATKLMGKKIVVTGTLASMSRDEVKERIRAAGGDWVSAVSKHTDYVVAGEAPGSKLAKAKALGVRVISEDELLDLLESRA